The genomic region AGTATGGTTATTAAATTATTTGTTATTTGAATTATATAAAACAGGATTAGAATTATTAGAGTTTTTTATAAAAAATAAAATAATTATTTCTTGCATTACATTATTTGATATTATTGCATTGATGATTCCTTGTTTTGTGATTCTTTCTTTTGTATTAGTAGGACATGATAGCGTGCTGGAATTAAATGGTGTGTTTTTAGGGCTTTTTATGTTTGCAAGAGCGTTAAGGCAAGTAGTAAAAGCATATAAGAAAGAACAATCCTAGGATTGTTCTTTTAGGCTAATAGGGAAGACAGTGTTGAAAGTAGACTTTCTTTTTGATGTTCATTTAGTTGAACATAATACTCTTCAAATAAAACACCTAACCCTGGTAAAATAGTTTCTTCTTTCGAATTAATCCCATCTTGAATAATATCTTTTAATTGGGCACTAGTACTTCCGTGTAGCTTTTCTAGTAATGCAACTCGAATATTCATTTCCTTCACTCCTTTGTTAAAGTATGCTACAATGATTAAGAAATATACGAGGTAATGATGAAAAAAAACATTTTATTAAACAATCAAATATATTCTTATACAATAACTAGAAAACATCAAAAAAACTGTTATTTAAGAGTAAATGGTGGAGAAATAAAAGTCAGTGCTCCAATCGGGTTATCAATTGATAAAATAGAACAATTTATTATTACTAATACAGATGCTCTAGTGCAAGC from Tannockella kyphosi harbors:
- the sspI gene encoding small acid-soluble spore protein SspI, producing the protein MNIRVALLEKLHGSTSAQLKDIIQDGINSKEETILPGLGVLFEEYYVQLNEHQKESLLSTLSSLLA